ACGGGCTGCGCCCGTGACCAAGCTCCTGGTCCAGGAGGCTTTTTCAGAGATCGCCTGCGAGGTTTTCTTGGCGGTAGGGGCTTGTGGTTCTGCCTTGACGGAAAGCACAGGCGTTACGGGAACGCTATGACCTCTGGGAAGGGCTTACCGTGGTGGTGCCTGGGTACGCCACCTTTCGAGCCGCGGCGGAGCGAGGTAGCATGAAGGGGATGCAGGCCACCTTGCCCCCCAAGGTGCTGGAGGCGGCCCGCCGGGGGGAGGCCCTCCTGGAGGAGGCCCAGGCCCGGGGGGTGGTGCGGGCGTACCGGATCTACGCCAGCGAGGACGGGCTCCACGGCCAGGCCACCTACCGGGAGGGGGTGCCGGAAGAGGCCCTGGACCGCCTGGAGGAGGCCTTCCTGGACCTGGAAGACGCCCTGGACCTGGGGGTGGCTGTCCTTCTGGTGCCCGAGGTCCGTCACGGGCACAGCCCGTACCTTGATGCCCAGCCCTGAGGCCCACCGCACCCGGGCCTTGCGGGATGCGGGGCTCGCGGAAGGGCTGGCCCGGGAGGCCCCCGAGTGGGCGGCGGTCCTTCTGGCCCACGCAACCCACCACCTCCTCCTGGGCTGGACTTTTGCCCGGGCAGGGGAAGATCCCTTCCCCGAGAGCTACGAGGCGGCCTACCGCCGAATGAAGCAGGCGGGGGTACCCCGGCGGGCAAGGAAGATCCACCGTGAGCTTACGCGGCTGGCTTGGAAGGCCCGCTACCTTTGCCCTTCCGAGGAGGAGGCCAAAGCCCTCCACCAGCAGGCACAAGCGCTTTGGGAAGAACTTCTGGGGGTTCTGCCTCCTCCCTGACCAGCTGACCTTCGCGAGGCCGGGCCATCCCCGGCCCTTTTGCCTTCTGACCTTGGGGGTCTTCCGGCCCCTCGGGAAGGCATAGGAGGTGCCAGATGAAGGAGCTCAAGCTCACCCCTGAGCAGGCCGTGGCCCTCCTCAACCTTCTCTTTGGGGCCCCTACACTCCAAATGAACCTCTTTGGGACCCCTACCCCAAACGAACCTCCAGGCGGAGTTGGACTACGAGGGCTACCTGCCTAAGCCCTTGGGTCGCAGGAGCAGCCCGTACCTTGGGGAGGTGGGGGAGGCGCTGAAGGTTTGGGTCAGGGAACAGGGTTTGGCCCGCAAAAGCCCCACGGGCGGCTACTACTGAGGCTGTTTACCTAGAGCCCCTCGAGGTGCGCCCGGAGCGCCTCGAGGGGCTTCGGCGCATCCTGGAGCTCCGGGATGAGGCCATCCGGAAGGAGCGGACCCCGAAGGACATCCTCCCCTGGCACACCCTCGAGGGTCTGCGAACGGCCCTCCTTTACACCGCAGAGGCAGCGAGAAAGGCGGAGGAAGCCTTTAGGTCCTTCTGGAACCCAGGGGGAGAAGACAGGGGGCATCGCGTGAGGTGCCCTTATGCCCTTTCTAGGGCCTATGCTTTTCCAAAAAAGTCAGGTGGGGGCGGGGGGCCCAGCTTCTTTCGCGAAAGCTCTCTTTCGCGAAGGACAGGTCCGGAGCCTGAGGCTAGCCCCCCAGCCCCCTTGCCCGGGCCCAGAGGCCCTCGAGGCGCGGATCGGGAACAAAAGGGAAAGGCCCTTCCACCCGCACCTCCCGGAAGGCAGGATGGCGGGGATTGAGGACCAGGTTCCACCCCTCGGGCACCAGGACGGAAGGCACCCGCAGGGCCAGTCCCTCGCCCGCTTCTAGGAAAGCCCGTCCCACTTCTTGGGTGGAGGCCGGGTAGGGCAGGTTCCGCCAGTCCGGGGGCAGGGCCTCGGGTTCGCGGATCAG
Above is a genomic segment from Thermus tengchongensis containing:
- a CDS encoding RES family NAD+ phosphorylase; the encoded protein is MRAYRLVKEAHAPEALSGRGAALRGGRWNPKGFLAVYASEHLALAVLEWLAYALEFSSLRGYVYFRLEVPEALIREPEALPPDWRNLPYPASTQEVGRAFLEAGEGLALRVPSVLVPEGWNLVLNPRHPAFREVRVEGPFPFVPDPRLEGLWARARGLGG